The Pseudomonadota bacterium DNA window TAGCATCAGCGATGAGGAGCGGACATGGCCGCCGCCGTAGCAAATTCGATCACCCTCGAGCTCTTGGACAAGGCCGTCACCCTCGGTCGAGCCGCTGCCCGCGACGGCCGCCCCGCCAGCTATATTCCAGAGCTTGCGCGTGCCGACCCCGCGTCCGTCGGCATCGCCGTCTGCGATACGAACGGCGAGGTGCTCACCGCGGGCGACGCCCACGTTCCCTTCACCCTGCAGAGCGTCTCCAAGGTGTTCGCTCTGGCCTGCGTCCTGCGCTCCCACGACGACGAGCTCTGGCAGCACGTCTCGATGGAACCGAGCGGCGATGCCTTTCACTCGATCGTGCGCCTGGAAGAGGAGAACGGCCGCCCGCGCAACCCGCTGATCAACGCCGGCGCCATCGTGGTCAGCGATCGCTTGCACGGCGAAGGCCCCGTCGAGCGCATCGCGGGCTTTCGCGAGTTTCTCTGCGCCGCATCGGGCAAGCCTTGCACTGACGAGCGTTTCGCCCTCAACGAGCGTGTCTATCAGTCCGAGTGCCGCACGGGGTTTCGCAACCGGGCCTTGGCCAACTACATGCGCCACTACGCGGTGGTGTCCGACCCGGAGACGGCGATCGACACCTACTTCCGCCAGTGCTCCCTGGAGGTGAGCGCCGCGGAGCTGTCCCGCGTGGGGCTCATGTTGACGGCGGGGGGCATCGACCCGGCGACGGGTCGCCGACTCCTCGCCTCGACGGCGAGTCGCAAGGTGGTGGCCTTGATGGCCACCTGCGGTCTTTACGATGAGGTGGGGCGCTTTGCCGTGGAGGTGGGGTTGCCCGCCAAAAGCGGCGTGAGCGGTGCCATCCTGGCGATCGTGCCGGGGCGCTACAGCGTCGCCTGCTTCGGCCCGGCCCTGGGCGCGCGGGGTAATAGCCTGGCGGGGATCGAGATGCTGAGGGTGCTGTCGGGGGAGCTCGGTCTGTCGCTGTACGGGGAGTAGGGTGGGCTCGCGGGGATGAACCGAGGCGTAGGCGGGTGGCGCGCGGTGGCCGACTATCTGTCGGGACGTTCGCGCCGTCTGCGGGAGTGTCGTGAGCGGTGGGGCGTCCCCCAGCCGGAGCGCTATCGCGATTTTGCCGCCATCGCCGCCTACCATCGTCTCACCAGCGATACGTCAGCGTCGTTGAGCGATAAGACGTGGCACGACCTCGACATGGACGCGCTCTACTCGCGCATCGAGAACAGCGTGACGCCGATCGGTCGCCAGTACCTCTACAGGCGCCTGCGCACGACGGCCACCGATCAGGCATCGCTGGATAGTCAATCGCAGGTGACTGAGGCGCTCCGCCAGCGGACCGATCTCCGCGAGACCCTCCAGTATCACCTACTCGCCCTGACGCGACCCACCGCGGACTCGCTCACCACACTGCTCTTCGATCGCCCACCCAACGCCGCCGTGAGTGCGCTGCTCGTCTTCAGCCTCTCGGTGCTGTCCCTGGTCGCCATCGTGCTCACGGTGGTGCACCCGGTGTGGTTTCCGCTCCTGCTGGCGCTGCTCACGGTCAACTTCGTGATCACCGAGAAGTACTCTCATGGCCTCTACGCCTACTCGCAGGGGCTGTCCAACCTGGTCACCCTGCTGAGCGTGGGCTTGCGCCTTGGGCGCGTGCCGGGCGCGGACGACCTCCCGCCGCTGCAAGCGCTACGATCGCAGCGTGCAACGATTCGTGCGCTACGGCAAAAGTTCCGCCTGCTGGCCTTCGTGCGCGCGGGCACCAACGACCTCGTCAACACCCTATCGTTCTACCTCAACGTGCTGTGCCTATTGGATCTGGTGGTATTCCTCGGCTCTATCCGCAACCTCAACCGGCATCGTGAGGCGCTCGTCGTCGTGTTCGAAGAGGTGGCTTCCGTCGATGCGGCCCTCTCCGTCGGCTCCTACCTGGAAAGCGTTCGTGCCTGGTGTCGCCCAGTGCTCGCTCGCGATGCGGGATTGCGGTTGGAGGACGCCTACCACCCGCTGCTCCAAGACCCGAAGGTCAACAGTATTCACGTGCTGGACGAGTCCGTGTTGGTCACCGGCACCAACATGGCCGGCAAGACCACCTTCATCAAGACCGTGGGCGTCAACGTGCTCTTGGGGCAGACCATCGGCATCTGCCACGCGAGGGCGGCTGGCTTCGAACGTTATTCGGTTCATGCGTCGATCCGCCGCCAGGACTCGCTGGCCCAAGGCAAGAGCTACTACCTGGTGGAGATCGAGGAAATCCTTGCCTTTCTTCAGCCGCGTGAAGCGGGGCGGCCGCGGCCGCTGCTGCTCATCGACGAGATCTTCCGCGGCACCAACACGATCGAGCGGATCGCCGCCTCGGCCACCGTGCTGAGGGCGCTCGCGAGCACCAACACCGTGTTCGTGACCACGCACGATGTCGAGCTGCAGGGCCTGCTGGCGAACTACCGGATGTGCCACTTTCGCGAGACCCCCGATCTCGATCAGATCTTCGACTACCAGCTACGCGAGGGGCCCTCCGATGCGCGCAACGCCATCAAGCTGCTCGGCTTGCTGGGCTACCCTCGCGAGCTCGTCGATCAAGCGCAGGATCTCGCGGGGCAGCTCGATGCGCGTAAGCTGGAGCTGACAGAGGGGCCGCCGCGGACCCCCACACCCAAACCGTAGGAGCGTCTATGAACGAGAAGATCAACTACATCGAGTTCGCCTCGTGCGATCTTGCCGCCACCCGGGCCTTCTTCGAGCAGGCCTTCGGCTGGACCTTCGAGGCCTACGGTGAGGACTACCTGGCGTTCTCGAGCAGCGGACTGGATGGGGGATGCTTCCGCGCTGAGCGGGTGAGCACCGCCGCCGAAGCGGGGGCCCCGCTCGTGGTGCTTTTCGGCGAGGATCTCGATGACGTGCTGGCGAGGGTGGAGCGCAGCGGCGGCGCGATCGTGCGTGCCCCCTTCGCGTTTCCCGGCGGGCGTCGTTTCCACTTCCGCGAGCCCGGAGGCAACGAACTCGCCGTGTGGAGCGACCGCGACTAGACCGGCAGGGGAGAAAACATGGCGAATTGTCCGAAGTGTAAGCACCGCGTGTTGCTACCCACCGTGTTGACCGCGGGGCTCAGTGCGCGCGGGTGCAAGGGGTGTCGCGGCGCCATGGTAGACCTCGTGGCCTACCGGGCGTGGTCCGATCACCAGGGGATCGATGCCGTGCGCACAGAGGGGGGCGCCGATATCGCCGTCGACGACACGGCGAAGGCGGTGCTCTGCCCCAACTGCGATAAGCTCATGCTCAAGTTTCGTGTCTCACCGGACACGGAAAATCGGTTGGACTACTGCGCGGGTTGCGATGCGGCCTGGCTCGATGGCGGGGAGTGGCAGCAGCTGGAGCACATGGGTCTCAGGGCCAACCTCGGCTCCGTGTTCAGCGAGCCGTGGCAGCGCCGCGTGCGCGAGGGTGAGGTCTCGCGCATGCAGGCAGCCACCCTGAGGGAGCGCTTTGGCGAACGCCACGATTACCTCATCGCGTTCAAGCGATGGCTGCAGACGCAACCCGATCGCCACGAGATCGTGGGCTGGCTGGCGACGCCTGACGACGGCTAGCTGATCGGGTCGCTCAGTCGCGCCCCCTGATCACTCGCCAGCGCACTCGCGCAGCAATGTCTCCACGGCATCGTCGTCGATCTTGCCGAGCTGCACGAGCAACCCCAGGAAGTCCCAGGTCTCGTGGCTTCGCACCAGGATCTCGTTGCGCACTTCCACGATGCCGTTGCCTTCGAAGGCGAACGGCTTGCCCTGGTAGCTGCCCTGGACGCGTGCGCGGAAGGCGACGCGGTGGTCCACCGAGAGGGTGTCGACGACGTGTACACGCATGTCGGGAAAGGCTTGTAGGAAGGTACGCCACACCTCCTTGAATTCCGCGCGCCCGATCGGCGCCTGCCCGCGCACGCCGAACACCTGTGCGGTCTCGGCCATGAGTTCATCGATGAGATGCTCTGCGCGAGCCGCACCCCACACTTCATCGAACCAACGTAACAAGATCTCAGCGTTCGGCATGTCGGCGTCTCCGTTCCGCTTTTGTCGTTGTCCACCCGGCAACCTTCGATGTCGCAGGCAGGGTCGAAGTCTGAGTGTATCGGAGTTCTTAGGCGAATGGTGCCAGGGGTGCCGCGTCGCCGCCGAGTTTAGATTTGGCGGAGGACTCACGGGGGGCGCCTCGCTACTGTCCGGGTTTCGTCGAATCGCGTGCACGTTCACGCCCAGTTACGGAGCGGTACCTTCCATGGCGATCCTAAGACTCTGCCTCGCCCTCGCCCTGGCGTCCTTTCCACTGCTCGCGGGAGCGTCGGGCAGCTACGGCCGACCACCGGTGGACTCGGTGTACGACGGCGTGGCCCAGGCGGACCCCATCTACGAGCTCGGCAAGGCCGTCTTCAACGGCAAGTTGCGCGACTACGGGCGCATCAAGTTCTGCGTGGGCGATCCCGGTGCAAGCGCTGGTGACCGCGTGAACCGAAAGACCCTGAAGCCCTTCCGCGGCGCGGTGCCGGGAACCCTGGCCTCGCAGTTGCACGACTGCGACTCGCCTGAGGTGGGCGCTTCCGAACTGTTGGCGAGGAGTGATCTGGTCGCGATGCTCCACTACCTGGATGTGCGCTACCGACTCAAGCTCAAGCGCTGAGGTCGTCCACAGGTCGGCGCCGTCGAACCACGGCAGCCACGAGTATGGGCACGAACGCCAAGGCAAGGCCCCAGACCGGTTGCTGATAGGGCGCCAGGTGTTCGGTGCCGAGCTGCAATCCAGTGGCGTAGGCGAAGAGAATTGTAAGTGATCCCGCCCACGCCCACGCGCTCGGGTAGATCACGGCGAAGGCCAACGGGAACACGTAGTACCACGGGTTGAAAACGGGCGAGGCGAGGAGCAGCGCCAGGAACAGTACGTCGCCGCGCGGAACCTTCAGCGGTTGCTGGCGATGATAGTCTGCGACGAAGAAATACCAGGCGCACAAGGCACCGAGGCCTAGGACGGCCACGACCTTGATCGTGGAGATCGGCACGTAGTCGTAGAGCAGGTAGTAGATCGGCGCGTTGAAGAGCCAGTTCCCCGCCCCCATGGCCCCCAGCGCCTGCGCCATCCCGCCCGCGTTCCCGAGCGGTAGGTGGAGCAACACCACCCCGGCAAGGAACACGGCCCACGCCCGCCAGTGCCAGCGCAGCAGCAGGGGTACTAGCAGGAGGGCGAACACCTTGGCCGACACGGCCACGGCAAGGGCGAGGGCCGCGCCGTAGAGACGTTGTTGACGCCAAAGGAGCGTGGCGCCGACCAGGCCGGCGACGCTCAGGATGTCCGGGTGGGCGGTGAAGCTGAACTCCTTGAGCACCAGGGGGCTGAAGCCGTAGAGCACGAGCGGGGCGAGGCCGGCGACGCGTGCGAGGAGCACGATCACGAGCATGTCCACGGCGGCGAACATCACCTGCAGCACGGTGACGTTGCCGGGGTCGATCCAGTACGCCAAGGCGAAAGCGTACTGGTTGACGGGGCCGTAGATCGTCGGAATCTCCGGATGATTGATCTGGTCCAGCACTTCGCTCCAGAGCGGATCGTCCTCGGTGTCGAAGGCGGCCGCGGGGGGCGGGCCGTAGGGGCTGCCTTGCTCGACGGTTTGGCGGCCGTCCCAGAGGTAGCGGAAGTAGTCATCCTCGTAGATGGGCGCGCCGAGCACGCTCACCAGGCGCAGAGCGACACACCAGAGCAGCACGTGCCGGAGGACGATGCGCCCCGATCCCTGCGTGACGGCGAAGCACGCGAGCAGTGAGCAGGCGAAGACGAAGGCGCACAGGGCGCCGAAGGTGCTGAGGGCCATCGGCAGCGGTTGCCTGGATTGCCAGGCCAGCATGGCCACGGCCAGGCACGAGGCGGCGCCGCACCCGTGGAACAGGCGTACGGCGGCGGCGCTCGACAGGCGCAGGTCCCTCATGGAGACCACGGCAGTGAAATAAGAAGGAGAGGGGGTATGCTCATGCGCGCCGCGATCCTAGTCGCCATGCTCTTGCTGGAAGCCCGAACCTGATCGCCGAACCCTACACGGCTCGAAGATCTCCGGCTCCTACCGCGACGATTTCGCCGCCGATGAACGCGCACTGCCCGCCTACCTCGCTGAGCATCATGAGACCTTGGGGGCTTCCCTTCGCACCTGTCGTCGCAGCGTACGTTACCACTACGACTGGGGCTTGAGCGGCGCAGAGTAGTTGTCACTGACAACTGAGCGACCGGGTCGCTTGTTCTGATCGGCAGTTCGGCATACGTCGATCATCCGAATCGTTGCGCGCCTTCGCGCTGCGTGGAGATCACGCACACTACGGTGCGCATCGAGCGGATGAATTCGTTACGCGCCGTGCCGTAATTTCTCACCCACAGTAACTGCTTTGCTTAGCCACGCAGGACGCTGGCGATGAGGTGAGACGCTGCGGTCTCCCACGCTGGTGGTTCTGTGCTGGCGTTCACTTGTGTGGGATCGATGCATGCGCGCCAGTTTGCCCTTGATACAGAACTCCGATTTTCCGCCGTTGCAACGGGCGCAGCTCGATACCTTGCAGATCAACGTGGGCTATCTGTGCAATCAGTCCTGCACCCACTGCCACGTCAACGCTGGCCCCACGCGCAAGGAGCAGATGACGCAGGGCACGGCGAGCCTGGTGATCGACTACCTGCGCTCCTCGAGCGTACGCACCCTGGACATCACCGGCGGTGCACCCGAGCTCAACAGTCAGTTCGAGCGCCTCGTCACGTCAGCGCGGACGTTAGGCGTGGACGTCATCGATCGCTGCAACCTCACGGTGTTGAGCGAGCCAGGGTGTGAGGGCGTGGCGGCCTTCCTGGCGGAGAACGCCGTGCGCGTGGTCGCCTCGCTCCCGTGCTACCTCGAAGACAACGTGGACCTGCAGCGCGGCACCGGCGTCTTCGCCCGCAGCATCGAGGGCATCCGCCGGCTCAACGCGCTGGGTTACGCGCAGCCCGGCACGGGCTTGACCCTCGACCTCGTCTACAACCCCCAGGGCCCGGTGCTGCCGCCGCCGCAAGCGGCCCTGGAGCAGGACTACAAGCGCGAACTGGCCAGTCGCTACGGCATCGCCTTCGACCACCTGCTCACGCTGGCCAATTTGCCGGTTGGGCGCTTCGGCAGCGTATTGCAGTCGAAGGGGCAGTTCGAGGACTACCTGCGTCTGCTCAAGGGCGCGCACCGCCAGGAGAACGCGGCGTCGGTGATGTGTCGATCCCTGATCAGCGTGGATTGGCAGGGCTACGTCTACGACTGCGACTTCAATCAGATGCTCGACCTGCCCCTGCAGGGGGATGGACTGCAACGCCCGCACGTATCCCAGCTGATGGACGTCGATCTCGCCGGACGATCGATCCGCGTGCTCGACCACTGCTACGGCTGCACGGCCGGGCAGGGCAGCAGCTGCGGCGGCGCCCTGGATGGGGCGGCGCTCGATCAACGCGTCGGCGCCTGAGGCGAGGGAGGAGCGGACGATGTTGCAGTCAATCGCGCGATACACCCACTGGCTCCACGGGCGTTGGCCGGCGGGCAAGCCGGAGAAGATGCCGTTGGTAAACCCGGACGGCACCACCAACGTGGCGGGCTTGTACGTGGTGGGGGATCTCACCGGCGTGCCCCTGTTGAAGTTCTCCTCCGACACCGGCGCGAAGGCCGTGCGCCATCTGGCGAACGCGGCCGCCTTCGCCCAGCGCAAGGCGGCGGACGGCGTGGTCGATGTGGCTATCGTCGGCGGCGGCGTCAGCGGCTACGCGGCAGCGCTGGAAGCGAAGAAGCTGGGCTTGAGCTTCGCCTTGATCGAGGCCAGCGAACCCTTCTCGACCATCGCCAACTTCCCCAAGGCGAAGCCGATCTACACCTACCCCTCGGAGCTCACCCCCGACAGCGAGCTGCGCTTCGAGGGCGATGTATCCGTGAAGGAACGCCTGCTCGCCGACTTGCAGCGCCAGGCGCAGGCCGGCGGGATCGAGCCGCTCATCGCCGAGGTCTCGCACGTGCAGCGCACGGGCCCGTGGCTGGAGGCCGTGATCCCTGACGGCGAGCGCGTGCGCGCGCATCGGGTGATCGTGGCCATCGGCCGGGCGGGCAAGTACCGCCAGCTCGACGTGCCCGGCTTTCAGTCCGATAAGGTGGCGAACCGGCTCCACGACCCCGCGGGTTACGCGGGCAAGCGGTTGCTGGTCGTCGGCGGGGGTGACAGCGCCGTGGAGGCGGCCATCGCCACGGCCGAGGCCGGCGCCGAGGTCACCCTGTCCTACCGCGGCGACGCGCTGCATCGTCCGAAGGCTGCCAACGTCGAGCAGATTCAGGCCCTGCACGAGGCCGGCAAGCTGCGCCTGGCACTCGGCACGGAACTCGCTGCCGTCGAACCCGACCAGGTGCAGCTCACCGATCGCAGCGGGGCCCGCCACGCGCATGCCAACGACTTCGTGCTGGCCATGCTTGGGCGCGAAGCTCCCCTGGACTTCTTCCGTCGCAGCGGCGTCGCCATCTCCGGCGAGAGCACGCCGCTCGGGTGGATGGCCTTCGGCGCGCTGCTGCTGTTCTGCATCGCGCTCTACGACTGGAAGGGCTACGGCTTTCTCGAGAGCGTCTGGCGCCAGGCGCCCTGGCCCTACCTCACGGATCAATGGCTGGCGGACTTGAGCGGTTGGTGGGCCGATCAGATCGTTGACCGAAGCGGCTTCCTAGGTGTCATCGCGACGTCCATGAAGGGCCGCTCCTTCTACTACACGCTGCTCTACACGAGCCTCGTGGGCTACTTCGGCTGGCGTCGCGTCCAACGGCGCAAGACGCCCTACGTGACCCGCCAGACCTGGACCCTGTTCCTGATCCAGGCCTTCCCCCTGTTCCTGTTGCCGGAGCTGTTCCTGCCCTGGATGGGCTACCAGGGGTGGTTCGATGCAGGGGCGGGACGGGTCATCGCCGATCAGCTGTTCCCAAGCTACATCTCGCTCGAAGACC harbors:
- the glsA gene encoding glutaminase A, translating into MAAAVANSITLELLDKAVTLGRAAARDGRPASYIPELARADPASVGIAVCDTNGEVLTAGDAHVPFTLQSVSKVFALACVLRSHDDELWQHVSMEPSGDAFHSIVRLEEENGRPRNPLINAGAIVVSDRLHGEGPVERIAGFREFLCAASGKPCTDERFALNERVYQSECRTGFRNRALANYMRHYAVVSDPETAIDTYFRQCSLEVSAAELSRVGLMLTAGGIDPATGRRLLASTASRKVVALMATCGLYDEVGRFAVEVGLPAKSGVSGAILAIVPGRYSVACFGPALGARGNSLAGIEMLRVLSGELGLSLYGE
- a CDS encoding VOC family protein, which encodes MNEKINYIEFASCDLAATRAFFEQAFGWTFEAYGEDYLAFSSSGLDGGCFRAERVSTAAEAGAPLVVLFGEDLDDVLARVERSGGAIVRAPFAFPGGRRFHFREPGGNELAVWSDRD
- a CDS encoding zf-TFIIB domain-containing protein; the protein is MANCPKCKHRVLLPTVLTAGLSARGCKGCRGAMVDLVAYRAWSDHQGIDAVRTEGGADIAVDDTAKAVLCPNCDKLMLKFRVSPDTENRLDYCAGCDAAWLDGGEWQQLEHMGLRANLGSVFSEPWQRRVREGEVSRMQAATLRERFGERHDYLIAFKRWLQTQPDRHEIVGWLATPDDG
- a CDS encoding ester cyclase — translated: MPNAEILLRWFDEVWGAARAEHLIDELMAETAQVFGVRGQAPIGRAEFKEVWRTFLQAFPDMRVHVVDTLSVDHRVAFRARVQGSYQGKPFAFEGNGIVEVRNEILVRSHETWDFLGLLVQLGKIDDDAVETLLRECAGE
- the arsS gene encoding arsenosugar biosynthesis radical SAM (seleno)protein ArsS (Some members of this family are selenoproteins.) is translated as MRASLPLIQNSDFPPLQRAQLDTLQINVGYLCNQSCTHCHVNAGPTRKEQMTQGTASLVIDYLRSSSVRTLDITGGAPELNSQFERLVTSARTLGVDVIDRCNLTVLSEPGCEGVAAFLAENAVRVVASLPCYLEDNVDLQRGTGVFARSIEGIRRLNALGYAQPGTGLTLDLVYNPQGPVLPPPQAALEQDYKRELASRYGIAFDHLLTLANLPVGRFGSVLQSKGQFEDYLRLLKGAHRQENAASVMCRSLISVDWQGYVYDCDFNQMLDLPLQGDGLQRPHVSQLMDVDLAGRSIRVLDHCYGCTAGQGSSCGGALDGAALDQRVGA
- a CDS encoding NAD(P)-binding domain-containing protein, with the translated sequence MLQSIARYTHWLHGRWPAGKPEKMPLVNPDGTTNVAGLYVVGDLTGVPLLKFSSDTGAKAVRHLANAAAFAQRKAADGVVDVAIVGGGVSGYAAALEAKKLGLSFALIEASEPFSTIANFPKAKPIYTYPSELTPDSELRFEGDVSVKERLLADLQRQAQAGGIEPLIAEVSHVQRTGPWLEAVIPDGERVRAHRVIVAIGRAGKYRQLDVPGFQSDKVANRLHDPAGYAGKRLLVVGGGDSAVEAAIATAEAGAEVTLSYRGDALHRPKAANVEQIQALHEAGKLRLALGTELAAVEPDQVQLTDRSGARHAHANDFVLAMLGREAPLDFFRRSGVAISGESTPLGWMAFGALLLFCIALYDWKGYGFLESVWRQAPWPYLTDQWLADLSGWWADQIVDRSGFLGVIATSMKGRSFYYTLLYTSLVGYFGWRRVQRRKTPYVTRQTWTLFLIQAFPLFLLPELFLPWMGYQGWFDAGAGRVIADQLFPSYISLEDLAAHHWPEWGHPRAYWHAYGFILAWPLSVWNAFSTHPMTGGPMVTWLVISFVQTFVLIPWMVLRWGKGAYCGWICSCGALAETMGDTQRHKMPHGSGWNRLNMLGQVLLALAFVMLAMRIGAWIAPESWMGQQFTWWLEGKNGAGTTVNPASWKWIVDILLGGILGVGLYFKFSGRMWCRFACPLAALMHIYARFSRFRIFAEKDKCISCNACTSVCHQGIDVMAFANKGLPMEDPQCVRCSACVQTCPTGVLRFGQIDPVTREVKVLDSLPASPVQMAERAGDGARAS